A genomic window from Fusarium oxysporum Fo47 chromosome VIII, complete sequence includes:
- a CDS encoding RTA1 like protein-domain-containing protein: protein MDLLDNLAHAALHSIRAEDPSENTFKMYHYHPTEAGAIAFVVLFLATTLAHTWQLFRYRVWFVIPIIVGGILEMIGYAARYASGKETPNWTLTPYIIQAILLLVAPALFAATIYMELGRIITLVNGESLALISRKWMTKIFVVGDVLSFFLQGGGGGYQSAGSLSALRMGAKIIIIGLFVQLAFFGAFLVVAVNFHINIVRRPTTRSRIGIPWQKHLKLLYATGMLIMVRSVFRAVEYLQGDDGYLLAREGYLYVFDALLMFIVMVLFNLMHPAELFVDRSRIEKFATATEIGLRDRV from the exons ATGGATCTTCTCGATAATCTAGCACATGCTGCTCTCCACTCTATACGGGCCGAGGACCCGTCGGAGAACACTTTTAAAATGTATCACTACCATCCTACCGAGGCCGGTGCTATTGCCTTTGTGGTTTTGTTCCTTGCGACGACCTTGGCGCACACATGGCAGTTGTTCCGGTACCGTGTTTGGTTTGTTATTCCTATTATTGTAGGAGGTATTT TGGAGATGATTGGTTACGCCGCACGTTATGCCTCGGGAAAGGAAACCCCTAACTGGACCCTCACGCCGTACATCATCCAGGCCATCCTACTCCTTGTAGCGCCTGCCCTATTCGCCGCAACTATATATATGGAGCTTGGAAGAATTATCACTCTTGTCAATGGTGAGAGTCTTGCCCTTATTTCGCGAAAATGGATGACCAAGATCTTCGTTGTCGGCGATGttctctcattctttctTCAGGGTGGAG GCGGCGGATATCAATCAGCTGGCTCGTTATCGGCTCTCAGGATGGGCGCCAAGATTATCATCATCGGTCTCTTCGTCCAGCTTGCCTTTTTTGGCGCCTTTCTTGTCGTTGCAGTCAATTTCCATATCAACATTGTCCGCAGGCCGACCACTCGCTCGCGCATTGGCATCCCTTGGCAGAAGCACCTGAAGCTGCTCTATGCTACCGGAATGCTGATCATGGTGCGGTCTGTCTTCCGCGCTGTCGAATACTTGCAGGGCGATGACGGGTACCTGCTTGCCCGGGAGGGGTATCTATATGTCTTTGATGCATTGCTGATGTTTATTGTCATGGTGTTATTTAATCTCATGCACCCAGCTGAGCTATTTGTGGACCGGAGCAGGATCGAGAAATTTGCAACAGCAACAGAAATCGGCCTACGAGATCGCGTCTAA
- a CDS encoding ergosterol biosynthesis ERG4/ERG24, whose product MTVPPSLTVLGWIAFEYFGGSLLNALGEMHKVGFLYFLKYYGPAPNGIVAVAYVGWVLFQALLYTVLPGMSTGQLTAGGELLHYNTNGLSAWAITVSVFTLLWLTGAVDPSIIARYWGSLIIVFNSYGYILSVIAYVKAYHAPSHSRDRTFSGSALYDFLMGIEFNPRFGQGWDWKLFHNGRPGIIGWSLINISYGALQYQIHGYITNSMVLINLFQAVYVVDFFVNESWYLRTIDICHDHFGFYLAWGSATWLPTMYTLQAQYLSRHPVHLSPLAVASLVAVDLGGYIIFRSANAQKESSRLSNGNCNIWGRKAKVMRCTFRTADGKEHTTLLLLSGWWGIARHSNYVGDLLQAYAMCALCGTKHLLPWTYAIFMTWILWHRCYRDEKRCSIKYGAQWKEYCSLVRWRMLPGVW is encoded by the exons ATGACGG TTCCTCCTAGCCTCACTGTCTTAGGCTGGATCGCCTTCGAGTATTTTGGGGGCTCTCTCCTCAACGCATTGGGAGAGATGCACAAAGTCGGTTTCTTGTATTTTTTGAAATATTACGGGCCCGCCCCCAATGGTATAGTTGCGGTCGCGTACGTCGGTTGGGTATTGTTCCAAGCCTTACTCTACACAGTCCTGCCTGGCATGAGCACAGGTCAGTTGACTGCTGGAGGAGAGCTACTACACTATAACACCAACGGCCTTTCAGCTTGGGCCATTACAGTCTCGGTCTTTACGCTACTATGGCTGACTGGAGCCGTTGATCCGTCTATCATTGCGCGCTACTGGGGTTCGCTCATTATCGTTTTTAACTCTTATGGGTATATTTTGTCCGTCATCGCCTATGTAAAGGCATACCATGCTCCGTCTCATAGTAGAGATCGCACATTCAGCG GGTCCGCTCTTTATGACTTTTTAATGGGTATTGAGTTCAATCCTCGCTTTGGACAGGGCTGGGACTGGAAACTTTTTCATAACGGTCGTCCCGGCATCATTGGTTGGAGCCTTAT CAACATTTCATATGGAGCCCTCCAGTACCAAATTCATGGTTATATAACGAACTCTATGGTTCTTATCAACCTTTTCCAGGCAGTCTATGTTGTTGACTTCTTCGTCAACGAGAGCTG GTATCTCCGGACCATTGATATATGTCATGACCACTTCGGTTTCTATCTTGCATGGGGCTCCGCTACCTGGCTGCCTACGATGTACACGCTCCAGGCCCAATACCTCTCTCGTCACCCCGTGCATCTCTCACCACTGGCTGTTGCCTCACTTGTGGCAGTTGACCTCGGCGGCTACATAATCTTTCGTTCCGCCAACGCGCAGAAAGAAAGCTCCCGCCTGAGTAACGGCAACTGCAACATCTGGGGGAGAAAAGCCAAAGTGATGCGTTGTACCTTTAGAACTGCAGACGGAAAAGAACACACGACCTTGCTACTACTTTCCG GCTGGTGGGGAATTGCCCGTCATTCGAACTACGTTGGCGACCTGCTGCAGGCATACGCCATGTGTGCTCTCTGTGGCACCAAACACCTCCTTCCTTGGACCTACGCGATTTTCATGACATGGATTCTTTGGCACCGTTGTTATCGCGATGAAAAACGCTGTAGTATCAAATATGGAGCTCAATGGAAGGAGTATTGCTCGCTAGTGAGATGGAGGATGTTGCCCGGAGTCTGGTGA
- a CDS encoding glycosyl hydrolase family 3 N terminal domain-containing protein gives MAVPSVSHLLSFLALFAIAAAQIPGNLPIDEAEKQYLESLPPDKLADILKIYEQGIAGQYPASPDVIEAQELIWSYGQSPPVYPTPPGKGLGDWSSAYQQASALVAQMSIKEKVAVTSGQTTVTNGCAGMIPGVQRLGFPGMCLSDGPNGLREVEAVNGYASAITVGAAWNKELALARGYHMGLEAKSKGVNNLLGPTVGPLGRTVLGGRNWESFSVDPYLCGVMGAQTVLGIQENVIATAKHFIVNEQETNRNPNTFGMGNASISVTLDDKTMHELYLWPFQDVVRAGVGSVMCSYNRINGSHGCQNSYTQNGLLKTELAFQGFVISDYGALHSGTASANAGMDVTTPFAEIWGGGNISKATANGTMEESRLDDMVTRWFKYAQFEPGTGIVPDVSEPHKVISSISHKSKKTIFQGAVEGVVLVKNFNNTLPLKKPKILSLFGYDAHAPLKNTPEGVNTKQSLGFQSVDVTDEEMQGLFMGIGQLPGAARLGTLVSGGGSPSIVPAYINSPHEAFQQRALQDSTFLVWDFESQDPVYANAASDACIVFINEFAAEGSDRSTLADPWSDQLVKNVAAKCPNTIVSIHNAGTRLVDQWIDNPNVTAVVFAHLPGQDAGSSLVEIMYGDQAPSGRLPYTVAKNESDYGDLLLPVTADNTSTYYTSANFTEGVYIDYRRFDALNITPRYEFGFGLTYTTFEYADLKLSVTARGANASTFPPPTPVTQGGSESLWDILAIIHVDVKNTGAVAASEVPQLYVGIPNAPAKQLRGFEKVPLQPEESKTASFSLTRRDLSIWDVVQQSWVLQEGEYKIYVGASSRDVRLTGSFVL, from the exons ATGGCAGTTCCATCCGTTTCTCACCTCTTGTCATTCTTGGCACTATTTGCCATAGCTGCTGCTCAGATCCCCGGTAACTTGCCCATTGACGAGGCAGAAAAACAGTATCTCGAAAGCCTGCCCCCTGACAAGCTGGCTGATATTCTTAAAATCTACGAGCAGGGCATTGCCGGCCAATATCCCGCATCACCCGATGTCATTGAGGCACAGGAGCTCATCTGGAGCTACGGGCAGAGCCCCCCCGTATACCCGACCC CGCCGGGGAAGGGACTTGGAGATTGGTCTAGTGCCTATCAACAAGCATCAGCACTCGTGGCTCAAATGTCAATTAAGGAGAAAGTAGCCGTAACATCTGGGCAGACAACTGTCACGAATGGATGTGCTGGTATGATCCCAGGCGTGCAGCGCCTTGGATTCCCAGGAATGTGCCTCAGTGATGGCCCTAACGGACTTCGGgaagttgaagctgtcaACGGTTATGCATCTGCCATTACGGTTGGTGCCGCATGGAATAAAGAACTGGCTCTTGCCCGTGGTTACCACATGGGTCTGGAAGCCAAAAGCAAGGGAG TGAACAACTTGTTGGGACCGACAGTAGGTCCACTCGGCCGCACTGTCCTTGGCGGCAGAAACTGG GAATCTTTCTCCGTTGATCCTTATCTTTGTGGAGTTATGGGAGCCCAAACAGTGTTGGGTATACAGGAGAACGTCATTGCAACGGCTAAACACTTCATCGTTAATGAGCAGGAAACTAACCGCAATCCAAACACCTTTGGCATGGGTAACGCTTCAATTTCAGTCACTCTAGACGATAAGACCATGCATGAACTATACCTCTGGCCGTTCCAGGATGTAGTCAGAGCCGGTGTCGGATCGGTTATGTGTTCATATAACCGAATCAATGGCTCTCATGGCTGTCAGAATAGCTACACCCAGAACGGCCTATTAAAGACCGAGTTAGCCTTTCAAGGTTTTGTTATCAGTGACTATGGAGCTCTACATAGTGGGACTGCCAGCGCGAACGCCGGTATGGATGTAACCACGCCTTTCGCCGAGATATGGGGGGGGGGGAACATAAGCAAGGCGACTGCAAATGGTACAATGGAAGAAAGTAGGCTTGATGATATGGTAACGCG CTGGTTCAAGTACGCGCAGTTTGAGCCCGGTACTGGGATTGTCCCCGATGTATCAGAGCCACATAAAGTCATCAGCTCGATCTCTCACAAGTCGAAGAAAACAATCTTCCAAGGTGCAGTTGAGGGTGTTGTCTTGGTCAAGAatttcaacaacaccctTCCCCTGAAAAAACCAAAGATCTTATCTTTGTTCGGCTATGACGCTCATGCACCTCTTAAGAACACGCCAGAAGGCGTTAATACCAAGCAAAGTCTCGGATTCCAGAGCGTTGATGTCACCGACGAAGAAATGCAAGGCCTTTTCATGGGCATCGGGCAGCTCCCTGGTGCTGCTCGTCTTGGCACGCTCGTGAGCGGCGGCGGCAGCCCTTCAATTGTCCCCGCCTATATTAACTCCCCTCATGAGGCCTTTCAACAACGCGCATTGCAGGACAGCACGTTTTTGGTCTGGGACTTCGAGTCCCAAGACCCTGTCTATGCAAATGCTGCTTCTGACGCATGTATCGTCTTCATTAACGAGTTCGCTGCAGAAGGCTCGGATAGATCAACGCTAGCCGATCCTTGGTCAGACCAACTGGTCAAGAACGTGGCCGCCAAGTGTCCTAAT ACAATTGTATCAATCCACAATGCTGGCACTAGATTGGTAGACCAGTGGATTGATAATCCAAATGTCACCGCCGTTGTCTTCGCTCATCTACCGGGTCAGGATGCGGGCAGCTCGCTTGTTGAGATCATGTATGGAGATCAAGCCCCGTCCGGTCGTCTGCCGTACACAGTTGCTAAGAACGAATCCGACTACGGCGACTTGCTGCTACCTGTAACAGCTGATAATACATCTACCTACTACACGTCGGCCAACTTCACTGAAGGCGTTTACATCGATTACCGCCGGTTTGACGCGCTCAATATTACCCCAAGGTACGAATTCGGCTTTGGCCTCACCTACACGACCTTTGAGTACGCAGATCTCAAATTGAGCGTCACCGCGAGAGGCGCCAACGCATCGACCTTCCCGCCCCCCACGCCTGTTACCCAGGGTGGGTCTGAGTCCCTTTGGGACATTTTGGCTATCATCCACGTGGACGTCAAGAACACCGGCGCCGTGGCCGCGTCCGAGGTCCCGCAGCTCTACGTCGGCATCCCAAATGCCCCGGCAAAGCAGCTGCGCGGATTCGAGAAAGTACCCTTGCAACCGGAGGAGAGCAAGACAGCCAGCTTCTCGCTCACACGTAGGGACCTAAGCATATGGGATGTGGTTCAACAAAGTTGGGTTCTCCAAGAGGGGGAGTATAAGATATATGTTGGCGCAAGCAGCCGTGATGTGCGTCTGACAGGGAGTTTTGTCCTTTGA
- a CDS encoding avenacinase, which yields MTGKNDDFKLTLEEKSSLVDGTDGPCGGNIAPIPRLSFKGICLQDSPLGVREADFVTTFPPGITAGASFDRAMIRERGLLMAEEFRAKGINIAWPVAGPLGRSALGGRNWEGFGADPYLAGIAVSETIAAFTEHGTMRNPTMRKDGTVIQNSLSSNIDDRTMHELYMWPFADGIRAGADHAMCSAQWSSKGGELGLQGSILSDWFATHSGVSSINAGLGLNMPGGWASPYFMNMSQYVENGDISEERLDDMVRRILTPYFRHKQNSPDYPALDLSLNEFKEQETAATGNTILLPATPEEIPMWNIGGTKNRDVRKDHGKFVRELGAAGAVLLKNDGALPFKAPRNIAVFGNDAADLSQGQFALNPIDPIGPEMGANTQGSGSGTGRFSYFVSPLQAIKERMGSDLVQYILDNKAIASNIGSIYPAPEACLVFVKSHIGEATDRETLGLDWDGNAIIDAVSQKCNNTIVTHTGGPNNTPWADNPNVTAIIAGHLPGQEIGHSIADILWGDLNPSGKLPYTIAHNESDFNASVVNLTGSTGIDSWQSAFTEGLYTDYQHFSESDIEPLYEFGFSLSYTTFSVKLGSVTKLVRNASPMPLNRPTQPGGNPALFEPLVKVTITVQNTGKLAGATVPHLYLSLPDSAPRGTPVKVLRGFDKTKKLSPNQSQKISFVLRRKDMSFWDVTKQDWLIPKGRFSIKVGFSSRDLPVEGSVVF from the exons ATGACTGGTAAAAATGACGACTTCAAACTCACCCTCGAAGAGAAATCAAGCCTGGTCGATGGCACTGATGGACCTTGCGGTGGAAACATTGCGCCGATTCCTCGCCTAAGCTTCAAAGGAATATGCCTTCAGGATTCCCCTCTAGGCGTCAGAGAGGCCGACTTCGTTACTACTTTTCCACCAGGAATCACAGCTGGTGCAAGCTTCGATAGGGCTATGATTCGAGAGCGCGGGCTTCTCATGGCAGAGGAGTTTCGAGCAAAAGGAATCAACATCGCTTG GCCCGTCGCAGGACCTCTTGGCCGGTCGGCCCTCGGCGGACGCAATTGGGAAGGATTCGGGGCCGACCCTTACCTTGCCGGCATTGCTGTCTCGGAAACAATCGCCGCATTTACGGAGCATGGC ACGATGCGAAACCCTACGATGCGCAAGGATGGGACAGTCATACAAAACTCTTTGAGCTCGAATATCGATGACCGCACTATGCACGAGCTTTACATGTGGCCCTTTGCGGACGGCATCCGCGCTGGTGCCGACCATGCTATGTGCTC CGCTCAATGGTCTTCTAAAGGGGGCGAGTTAGGGCTCCAGGGTTCCATCTTGTCGGATTGGTTCGCAACGCATTCTGGAGTCTCTTCAATCAACGCAGGACTTGGCCTCAACATGCCAGGTGGCTGGGCTTCGCCATACTTCATGAACATGTCGCAGTATGTTGAGAACGGCGATATTTCCGAGGAGCGCCTTGATGACATGGTTCGCCGTATCTTGACGCCCTACTTTCGCCACAAACAGAACAGCCCAGATTATCCCGCTCTCGACCTCAGCTTAAACGAGTTCAAGGAACAAGAGACCGCGGCCACGGGAAACACCATTCTCCTGCCAGCGACGCCTGAAGAGATACCTATGTGGAACATAGGCGGGACCAAGAACCGCGACGTCCGCAAGGATCACGGCAAATTTGTTCGGGAGCTTGGTGCAGCTGGTGCAGTCCTCCTGAAGAATGACGGTGCACTGCCGTTCAAGGCCCCCAGGAACATTGCCGTTTTCGGCAATGACGCAGCAGACTTGAGTCAGGGACAATTCGCGCTAAACCCCATCGACCCCATCGGCCCTGAAATGGGTGCAAATACCCAAGGCAGCGGGTCCGGCACTGGTCGTTTCTCGTACTTCGTATCCCCACTACAGGCGATTAAGGAACGCATGGGTAGTGACTTGGTGCAGTACATCCTGGACAACAAGGCGATCGCTAGCAACATTGGAAGCATCTACCCTGCCCCAGAGGCTTGCCTTGTCTTTGTCAAGAGCCATATCGGTGAAGCGACCGACCGCGAAACCCTGGGCCTTGATTGGGATGGCAATGCAATCATCGACGCTGTCAGCCAAAAATGCAATAACACTATTGTTACCCATACAGGCGGTCCTAACAATACGCCTTGGGCAGACAACCCGAATGTTACAGCAATCATCGCTGGTCACCTACCAGGCCAGGAGATTGGCCATTCCATCGCAGATATTCTTTGGGGCGATTTGAACCCAAGTGGCAAGCTTCCATACACCATTGCCCACAACGAGTCTGATTTTAATGCCTCCGTCGTCAACTTGACTGGCTCTACCGGTATTGACTCCTGGCAGTCTGCCTTTACCGAAGGCTTGTACACTGATTACCAACACTTTAGCGAAAGCGACATTGAACCACTGTACGAGTTTGGGTTTAGCCTGAGCTATACTACTTTCAGCGTCAAGCTTGGCTCAGTGACGAAACTCGTGCGAAATGCCTCTCCTATGCCGCTGAACCGTCCAACCCAGCCTGGCGGTAACCCGGCTTTATTCGAGCCTCTGGTGAAGGTTACCATTACTGTGCAGAACACGGGCAAGCTTGCAGGGGCGACGGTTCCGCACCTCTACCTATCTCTGCCCGATTCTGCGCCTCGCGGGACCCCTGTCAAGGTGCTTCGAGGATTtgacaagacaaagaagctCTCGCCGAATCAAAGCCAAAAGATCTCGTTTGTGCTTAGAAGGAAGGACATGAGCTTCTGGGACGTTACTAAGCAGGATTGGCTTATTCCGAAGGGTCGGTTTTCTATCAAGGTTGGTTTCTCCAGCCGTGATCTGCCTGTCGAAGGATCTGTCGTTTTctaa